In the Rhizobium sp. CB3090 genome, one interval contains:
- the dgoD gene encoding galactonate dehydratase, with amino-acid sequence MKITKLTTYIVPPRWMFLKIETDEGITGWGEPVVEGRALTVQAAVHELEDYLIGKDPFLIEDHWNVMYRAGFYRGGAVHMSAIAGIDQALWDIKGKALGQPIHSLLGGQVRDKIKVYSWIGGDRPSDVANNAKDVVARGFKAIKLNGCEEMQIVDTYDKVEKAVETIATIREAIGPYIGIGVDFHGRVHRPMAKVLAKELEPYKLLFIEEPVLSENREALKEIANHCSTPIALGERLYSRWDFKSVLSDGYVDILQPDLSHAGGITECRKIAAMAEAYDVALAPHCPLGPIALAACLQVDAVSYNAFIQEQSLGIHYNKGNDILDYISNKEVFKYADGFVSIPQGPGLGVEVDEAYVIERAKEGHRWRNPVWRHEDGSVAEW; translated from the coding sequence ATGAAAATCACCAAATTGACGACCTATATCGTGCCGCCGCGCTGGATGTTCCTGAAGATCGAAACAGACGAGGGCATCACGGGTTGGGGCGAGCCAGTGGTCGAAGGCCGGGCCTTGACCGTCCAGGCGGCCGTGCACGAACTGGAAGACTATCTGATCGGCAAGGACCCATTCCTGATCGAGGATCACTGGAACGTCATGTACCGCGCCGGCTTCTATCGCGGCGGCGCCGTCCACATGAGCGCCATCGCCGGCATCGACCAGGCGCTGTGGGATATCAAGGGCAAGGCGCTGGGTCAGCCGATCCACTCGCTGCTGGGCGGCCAAGTGCGCGACAAGATCAAGGTTTATTCCTGGATCGGCGGCGACCGCCCTTCCGACGTCGCCAACAACGCCAAGGATGTGGTGGCCCGCGGCTTCAAGGCGATCAAGCTCAACGGCTGCGAAGAAATGCAGATCGTCGACACCTATGACAAGGTGGAGAAGGCCGTCGAGACCATCGCCACCATCCGCGAGGCGATCGGTCCATATATCGGCATCGGCGTCGATTTCCACGGCCGCGTCCATCGTCCGATGGCCAAGGTTCTCGCCAAGGAACTCGAGCCTTACAAGCTGCTCTTCATCGAAGAGCCGGTGCTCTCCGAGAATCGCGAAGCTCTGAAGGAAATTGCCAATCATTGCTCGACGCCGATTGCACTCGGCGAACGGCTCTACTCGCGCTGGGACTTCAAGTCGGTCCTGTCGGACGGCTATGTCGACATCCTGCAGCCGGACCTTTCCCATGCCGGCGGCATCACCGAATGCCGCAAGATCGCGGCAATGGCGGAAGCCTACGACGTGGCGCTCGCGCCGCATTGCCCGCTCGGCCCCATCGCGCTTGCCGCCTGCCTTCAGGTCGACGCCGTCAGCTACAACGCCTTCATCCAGGAACAGAGCCTCGGCATCCACTACAACAAGGGCAACGACATCCTCGACTACATCTCCAACAAGGAGGTCTTCAAATATGCCGACGGTTTCGTCAGCATCCCGCAAGGCCCCGGCCTTGGCGTGGAAGTGGACGAAGCCTACGTCATCGAACGCGCCAAGGAAGGTCATCGCTGGCGCAACCCGGTCTGGCGTCATGAAGATGGCAGCGTAGCTGAGTGGTAA
- a CDS encoding IS5 family transposase — MAMKRTGQFSFADALMPASGGNQRLDRLSGLVKWYRFEKVLQRLRNDAAAGRPAYPPLIMFKALLLQSLYGLSDMELEEALYDRLSFRRFVGLSLGEAVPDHTTLCRFRNHLIEARLLEVLFAELDSQLDKAGLILRRGTMLDATIIETGAARPPRERLPGQQVGEPAGDDDDVDTAPLVKLSDPDARFTRRKGRQGSSYGYKAHVGVDEGSGLIRRLITTPANVNDTVCADDLICGDEQAVLADSAYHTHAREKKLKARGIKARLMRRPNKHHRTLPPKLQRLNDLIARRRAAVETTFATWKRRMGLSVIRYRGLIKAQAQVLMTAIAFNMRRWVTLSA; from the coding sequence ATGGCGATGAAACGGACTGGTCAGTTCAGTTTTGCGGATGCGTTGATGCCGGCGAGTGGTGGCAATCAGCGTCTGGATCGGTTATCGGGACTTGTAAAATGGTACCGGTTCGAGAAGGTGCTGCAGCGGCTGCGCAATGACGCGGCTGCGGGCCGCCCGGCCTATCCGCCGCTGATCATGTTCAAGGCGCTGCTTTTGCAGTCGCTGTACGGCCTATCGGACATGGAGCTGGAGGAAGCACTGTACGATCGGCTGTCGTTCCGCCGCTTTGTTGGCCTAAGCTTGGGAGAAGCTGTTCCCGATCACACGACTTTGTGCCGGTTCCGCAACCATCTGATCGAGGCGCGACTTCTGGAGGTGCTGTTTGCGGAACTCGACAGTCAATTGGACAAAGCCGGGTTGATTCTGCGGCGTGGCACGATGCTGGATGCGACCATCATCGAGACGGGAGCCGCTCGGCCGCCGAGGGAGCGCCTGCCCGGACAGCAGGTTGGCGAACCAGCAGGAGATGACGATGACGTGGACACGGCGCCGCTGGTGAAGCTGAGCGACCCGGATGCCCGTTTCACACGGCGCAAGGGCCGGCAGGGCTCGTCTTACGGCTACAAGGCCCATGTCGGTGTCGATGAGGGCTCGGGCCTGATCCGCCGGCTGATCACCACCCCGGCCAATGTCAACGACACGGTCTGCGCCGATGATCTGATCTGCGGTGACGAACAGGCGGTATTGGCCGATAGCGCCTATCATACCCATGCCCGCGAGAAGAAGCTGAAGGCCAGAGGCATCAAGGCGCGGCTGATGCGCCGGCCCAACAAACATCACCGCACACTGCCGCCGAAGCTGCAACGCTTGAATGATCTGATCGCCCGCCGGCGCGCTGCCGTCGAGACGACTTTTGCCACATGGAAGCGCCGCATGGGTCTTTCGGTCATTCGTTATCGGGGACTAATCAAGGCGCAAGCCCAGGTGCTGATGACGGCAATCGCCTTCAACATGCGTCGCTGGGTGACGCTCAGCGCCTGA
- a CDS encoding FadR/GntR family transcriptional regulator — protein sequence MDSFERQEHRLNEAPERRPRVRKNVTAAIAEDICSERYPSGSPLPRENDLCDIYGVSRTVIRESLKILESKGLVRGKPRIGTTVCDKDDWNILDQDVLEWMGPYIAEFDILGCILEARRTIEPVAAEYAAERATAQEIADLEKAWRQMRDSGDDPERFTEADVMFHTVLLSASHNQVFRRLSSAIHAGLKYALHASNVAVDSRDEAIAVHGDLVEALRLRNRTGARDCAHRMLDLAARDLTAAEKAIGRAEKNNT from the coding sequence TTGGATTCGTTTGAACGGCAAGAGCATAGGCTGAACGAGGCGCCGGAGCGGCGTCCGCGCGTGCGCAAGAACGTCACGGCGGCGATTGCCGAGGATATCTGTTCCGAACGCTATCCTTCCGGCTCGCCCCTGCCGCGCGAAAACGATCTCTGCGACATCTACGGCGTCAGCCGCACCGTCATCCGCGAATCCCTGAAAATCCTGGAATCGAAAGGCCTTGTGCGCGGCAAGCCGCGCATCGGCACCACCGTCTGCGACAAGGACGACTGGAATATCCTTGACCAGGACGTGCTGGAGTGGATGGGGCCTTATATCGCCGAATTCGATATTCTCGGCTGCATCCTCGAGGCGCGGCGCACCATTGAGCCGGTCGCTGCCGAATATGCCGCCGAGCGCGCTACCGCCCAGGAAATCGCCGATCTCGAAAAGGCCTGGCGGCAGATGCGCGATTCCGGCGACGATCCGGAACGCTTCACCGAAGCCGACGTGATGTTTCATACGGTGCTGTTGAGTGCCAGCCACAACCAGGTATTCCGCCGCCTGTCTAGCGCCATCCATGCCGGCCTGAAATATGCGCTGCATGCCTCGAATGTCGCGGTCGACAGCCGCGACGAGGCCATCGCCGTCCATGGCGACCTGGTGGAAGCGCTGCGCCTGCGCAACCGCACCGGCGCGCGTGACTGCGCCCATCGCATGCTCGACCTCGCCGCCCGTGACCTCACTGCCGCCGAAAAAGCGATCGGACGGGCGGAGAAAAACAACACCTGA
- a CDS encoding arabinose ABC transporter substrate-binding protein — protein MRFFKAAILAGTVAVIAATSAFAADVKIGFVVKQPEEPWFQDEWKFADIAAKEKGFTLVKIGAQDGEKVQAAIDNLGAQGAQGFIICTPDVKLGPGIVAKAAANQLKLMTVDDRLVSADGKPLEDVPHMGISATKIGEAVGQAIVDEIKKRGWDMKNVGAIRVSYDALPTAVDRVEGAISVLKGAGFPAANIYDAPQAKTDTEAALNAATTVLNKHADVKYWVAFGLNDEAVLGAVRATESVGIPAANVIGVGIGGADSAINEFKKPQPTGFFGTVIISPKRHGYETAINMYDWIANGKEPPKLTLTSGSLALRDDYQKVRKDLGLE, from the coding sequence ATGCGCTTTTTCAAAGCAGCCATTCTGGCTGGCACGGTTGCGGTCATCGCCGCCACCTCCGCCTTCGCCGCAGATGTGAAAATCGGCTTTGTGGTCAAGCAACCGGAAGAACCCTGGTTCCAGGACGAATGGAAGTTCGCCGACATCGCCGCCAAGGAAAAGGGCTTCACGCTCGTCAAGATCGGCGCGCAGGATGGCGAAAAGGTTCAGGCCGCGATCGACAATCTCGGCGCCCAGGGTGCTCAGGGCTTCATCATCTGCACGCCCGATGTCAAGCTCGGCCCCGGCATCGTCGCCAAGGCAGCAGCCAACCAGCTCAAGCTGATGACCGTCGATGACCGCCTCGTCAGTGCCGACGGCAAGCCGCTGGAAGACGTGCCGCATATGGGCATCTCCGCCACCAAGATCGGCGAGGCCGTCGGCCAGGCGATCGTCGATGAAATCAAGAAGCGCGGCTGGGACATGAAGAATGTCGGAGCGATCCGCGTTTCCTACGATGCGCTTCCGACCGCCGTTGACCGCGTCGAAGGCGCCATCTCGGTGCTGAAGGGCGCCGGCTTCCCGGCCGCAAACATCTATGATGCGCCGCAGGCCAAGACGGACACGGAAGCAGCGCTGAATGCCGCGACCACCGTGCTCAACAAGCATGCCGACGTGAAATATTGGGTAGCCTTCGGTCTCAACGACGAAGCCGTGCTCGGCGCGGTGCGGGCGACGGAATCGGTTGGCATTCCCGCTGCCAACGTCATCGGTGTCGGCATCGGCGGCGCGGATTCGGCGATCAACGAGTTCAAGAAGCCGCAGCCGACGGGCTTCTTCGGCACGGTCATCATCTCGCCGAAGCGTCACGGCTACGAAACCGCGATCAACATGTACGACTGGATCGCCAACGGCAAGGAACCGCCGAAGCTGACGTTGACCTCCGGCTCGCTGGCGCTGCGCGACGATTATCAGAAGGTCCGCAAGGATCTCGGTCTCGAATAG
- a CDS encoding OsmC family protein, which produces MQINRTGSAQWSGGLKDGKGQISTQSGALNHYPYGFSSRFEGVPGTNPEELIGAAHAGCFTMALSLILNEAGFTAESMETTAKVTLESVEGGFAITAIHLTLTGKVPGADEAKFTELANKAKAGCPVSKALASVPISLEVHAA; this is translated from the coding sequence ATGCAGATCAATCGTACAGGTTCGGCCCAGTGGTCCGGCGGTCTGAAGGACGGCAAGGGTCAGATCTCGACCCAGAGCGGTGCGCTCAATCACTATCCCTACGGTTTTTCCAGCCGCTTCGAAGGCGTTCCCGGCACAAATCCGGAAGAGCTGATCGGTGCGGCCCATGCCGGTTGCTTCACCATGGCTCTGTCGCTGATCCTCAATGAGGCCGGTTTCACCGCCGAAAGCATGGAAACGACCGCCAAGGTCACGCTCGAAAGCGTCGAAGGCGGCTTTGCCATCACCGCTATCCACCTGACGCTGACCGGCAAGGTTCCCGGCGCCGACGAAGCTAAGTTCACCGAACTCGCCAATAAAGCCAAGGCCGGTTGCCCGGTCTCCAAGGCGCTCGCTTCCGTTCCGATCTCTCTAGAAGTGCATGCCGCCTAA
- the araH gene encoding L-arabinose ABC transporter permease AraH produces MSSLKSSLKKILLGEQGLVVIFAVAFVIVSLTVPNFLTERNMIGLLQSVVTIGIVACTMMFCLASRDFDLSVGSTVAFCGMIAVMASNVTGSIILGLLAALVCGAIVGLVNGVLIAKVRINALIATLATMQIVRGLALIASDGRAVGINDPNFYQLALSTFLGIPTPIWIMVILFILFGFVLNRTTFGKNTLAIGGNPEASRLAGVNVATMRIWIFTLQGFICAIAGILLSSRITSGQPNAAIGLELLVISACVLGGVSLAGGRASMSGVIVGVLIMGIAQNVMNLLNIPAFYQYLVLGSILLIAVTLDNIRSAAAGRRRG; encoded by the coding sequence ATGTCTTCCTTGAAGTCCTCCTTGAAAAAAATCCTCCTCGGCGAACAGGGGCTCGTCGTCATCTTCGCGGTGGCCTTCGTCATCGTGTCGCTGACGGTTCCGAATTTCCTGACCGAACGCAATATGATCGGCCTGCTGCAATCGGTGGTGACGATCGGCATCGTTGCCTGCACCATGATGTTTTGCTTGGCGTCACGCGACTTCGATCTTTCCGTCGGCTCGACCGTCGCTTTCTGCGGCATGATCGCAGTCATGGCCTCGAATGTTACCGGCTCCATCATTCTCGGGCTGTTGGCGGCACTCGTTTGCGGCGCGATCGTCGGCCTGGTCAACGGCGTGCTCATCGCCAAGGTGCGCATCAATGCGCTGATTGCGACGCTTGCCACCATGCAGATCGTCCGCGGCCTGGCGCTGATCGCCTCGGACGGCCGCGCCGTCGGCATCAACGACCCGAATTTCTACCAACTGGCGCTTTCGACCTTTCTCGGCATTCCGACGCCGATCTGGATCATGGTGATCCTGTTCATCCTGTTCGGCTTCGTGCTGAACCGCACCACTTTCGGTAAGAACACGCTAGCGATCGGCGGCAATCCGGAGGCGTCGCGGCTCGCGGGCGTCAACGTTGCCACAATGCGAATTTGGATATTCACGCTGCAGGGTTTCATCTGTGCCATCGCCGGCATTCTGCTGTCGTCGCGGATAACATCAGGCCAGCCGAACGCGGCGATCGGGTTGGAGCTGCTAGTCATTTCGGCCTGCGTTCTCGGCGGTGTCTCGCTTGCGGGCGGCCGGGCGTCGATGAGCGGCGTCATCGTCGGCGTTCTGATCATGGGTATCGCTCAGAACGTGATGAATCTCCTCAATATCCCGGCTTTTTATCAGTATCTCGTGCTCGGCTCCATCCTGCTGATCGCCGTGACGTTGGACAATATTCGCTCGGCTGCGGCTGGCCGCAGGAGGGGGTAG
- a CDS encoding TetR family transcriptional regulator has protein sequence MLDLSAANADPARQENVTRILDSAEKLFRHYGYSKTTVADIARDLGMSTANIYRFFASKTEIHQAICGRMLAQSYKMAYDIRHQPISASERLRAYTLAQHKMTLETMLDEQKVHEMVVVAIERDWHVIEKHLDRIHDLMAEIIAEGIAAGEFVDQDPVAASKCFGAATVILCHPQMVAQCLAKTNRAEPDELVEFAIRALKK, from the coding sequence ATGCTCGATCTTTCTGCGGCCAACGCTGATCCTGCACGTCAGGAAAACGTGACGCGGATCCTCGATTCCGCCGAGAAGCTGTTCCGCCACTACGGTTACAGCAAAACGACGGTCGCCGACATCGCCCGCGATCTCGGCATGTCGACCGCGAATATCTATCGGTTCTTCGCGTCCAAGACGGAAATCCATCAGGCGATCTGCGGGCGCATGCTCGCGCAGAGTTACAAGATGGCCTACGACATCCGCCACCAGCCGATCAGCGCTTCCGAGAGGCTGCGTGCCTATACTCTTGCCCAACACAAGATGACGCTCGAGACGATGCTCGACGAACAGAAGGTGCATGAGATGGTGGTCGTTGCCATCGAGCGCGATTGGCATGTCATCGAAAAGCACCTCGACCGGATCCACGATCTCATGGCTGAAATCATTGCCGAAGGCATCGCCGCCGGCGAGTTTGTGGACCAGGATCCGGTCGCTGCCTCGAAATGCTTCGGCGCGGCAACGGTTATTTTGTGCCATCCGCAAATGGTCGCGCAATGTCTCGCCAAGACCAACCGGGCTGAGCCCGACGAACTCGTCGAATTTGCCATCAGGGCGTTAAAGAAATAG
- the araG gene encoding L-arabinose ABC transporter ATP-binding protein AraG: MAFLEFNGISKSYPGVQALSNITFPVVKGAVHGLMGENGAGKSTLIRILSGDEAADAGTIAIDGEEQHYHSVRDAFHAGVTVIHQELQLVPELTVAENLWLGRFPAKAGIINGKTLIDTVRAKLREIGIDVDPAAKVSSLSIGARQMVEIAKAVMVDARVIALDEPTSSLSSRESEILFSLIGRLKSNGTVILYVSHRLDEIFRLCDSLTVLRDGKLAAHHPDIRKVTREQIIAEMVGREISNIWGWRERPLGPVRLEVKGLSGSRLPTPINFSVRRGEILGFFGLIGAGRSEMARLLFGADHRHQGTVAIDGVTVAPNNPKAAIHAGMVLCPEDRKLDGIIQGRSIQENIAISSRRHFSPFGLLNPRKEAALADQFIARLRVRTPSRKQDIINLSGGNQQKVILGRWLSEQGVKVLVIDEPTRGIDIGAKSEIYEILYELAAGGMAIVVVSSELPEVMGISDRIIVMCGGKVAADVARSDFNEHQILTAALPDKNAARAG; encoded by the coding sequence ATGGCCTTTCTCGAATTCAACGGCATTTCCAAGAGCTACCCGGGCGTTCAGGCGCTGTCGAACATCACTTTCCCGGTCGTCAAGGGCGCGGTGCATGGCCTGATGGGCGAAAACGGCGCCGGTAAGTCGACGCTGATCCGCATCCTTTCCGGCGACGAGGCGGCGGATGCGGGCACGATCGCCATCGACGGTGAAGAGCAGCATTATCATTCGGTGCGGGATGCGTTTCACGCCGGCGTTACCGTCATCCACCAGGAACTGCAACTGGTGCCGGAACTGACGGTTGCCGAAAACCTGTGGCTCGGCCGCTTTCCGGCCAAGGCCGGCATCATCAACGGCAAAACGCTCATCGACACTGTGCGGGCCAAGCTTCGGGAGATCGGCATCGATGTCGATCCGGCTGCCAAGGTGTCGTCGCTGTCAATCGGCGCACGGCAGATGGTGGAAATCGCCAAGGCCGTCATGGTCGATGCCCGCGTCATTGCGTTGGACGAGCCGACCTCGTCGCTGTCGTCGCGCGAGAGCGAAATCCTGTTTTCCCTGATCGGGCGGCTGAAATCGAACGGCACCGTCATCCTCTACGTCTCGCACCGGCTGGACGAGATTTTCCGGCTTTGCGACAGCCTGACGGTGCTGCGCGACGGCAAGCTTGCGGCACATCATCCCGACATCAGGAAAGTAACGCGTGAGCAGATCATTGCCGAAATGGTCGGCCGCGAGATCAGCAATATTTGGGGCTGGCGGGAGCGGCCGCTCGGGCCCGTCCGGCTGGAGGTCAAGGGGCTTTCCGGGTCGAGACTTCCGACGCCGATCAATTTCTCCGTCCGCAGGGGCGAAATTCTCGGTTTCTTCGGCCTGATCGGCGCCGGCCGCAGTGAGATGGCGCGGCTGTTGTTCGGCGCGGATCATCGTCATCAGGGTACGGTCGCCATCGATGGGGTCACGGTCGCTCCGAACAATCCCAAGGCAGCGATCCATGCCGGTATGGTGCTCTGCCCGGAAGACCGCAAGCTCGATGGGATCATCCAGGGCCGCTCGATTCAGGAGAATATCGCCATTTCCTCGCGGCGGCATTTCTCTCCGTTCGGCCTGTTGAACCCGCGCAAGGAGGCGGCCCTTGCCGATCAATTCATCGCCAGGCTGCGCGTGCGCACGCCGTCGCGCAAGCAGGACATTATCAATCTCTCTGGCGGCAACCAGCAGAAGGTCATTCTCGGCCGCTGGCTGTCCGAACAGGGCGTCAAGGTGCTGGTCATCGATGAGCCGACGCGCGGCATCGATATCGGAGCGAAATCGGAAATCTATGAAATCCTCTATGAGCTGGCGGCCGGCGGAATGGCGATCGTCGTCGTCTCCAGCGAGCTGCCGGAGGTCATGGGCATTTCCGACCGGATCATCGTGATGTGCGGCGGCAAGGTCGCCGCCGATGTGGCGCGGTCCGATTTCAACGAGCACCAGATTCTGACCGCTGCACTGCCGGACAAAAACGCTGCTAGGGCCGGATGA
- a CDS encoding IS5 family transposase (programmed frameshift), with translation MDGEILRDDQWERLKPFVPGGRKGRRGPRSDGRRFFDAILWLARSGARWRDLPEDRFGPYQTVKRRYYRWIEQGVFDRIFEAVTAAPDMEWLSIDATVIRAQAQAAGGRRKKGGTKAQALGRSRGGFGSKIHAVVDALGLPVRFHLGPGQQNDMAPACDLVRGLPANQVLADRAYDADSLHDIILDQGGEPVIPPRRHRKYQHGYDRIAYKQRWGIESFFAKLKQWRRIATRYDKLAANFLGFIKIASIMIWLK, from the exons ATGGATGGTGAAATTCTTCGAGATGATCAATGGGAGCGTCTGAAGCCGTTCGTTCCCGGCGGGCGCAAAGGTCGACGCGGCCCCCGCAGCGACGGGCGCCGGTTCTTCGATGCGATCTTGTGGCTGGCCCGATCCGGTGCACGTTGGCGTGACTTGCCTGAAGATCGTTTCGGCCCCTATCAGACGGTCAAACGACGTTACTATCGCTGGATCGAACAGGGCGTATTCGACCGGATTTTCGAAGCGGTGACAGCCGCTCCGGACATGGAGTGGCTGTCGATCGATGCCACGGTGATCCGGGCGCAGGCACAAGCGGCTGGCGGGCGCCGTA AAAAGGGGGGAACGAAAGCCCAGGCTCTCGGTCGTTCCCGTGGCGGATTTGGTAGCAAAATCCATGCAGTAGTGGATGCACTCGGGCTACCGGTTCGTTTCCACCTTGGCCCAGGCCAGCAGAACGATATGGCGCCGGCCTGTGATCTCGTGCGGGGATTGCCTGCCAACCAGGTGCTCGCTGACCGCGCCTACGATGCCGACAGCCTGCACGACATCATCCTTGACCAAGGCGGCGAGCCGGTCATCCCGCCGCGTCGTCATCGCAAGTATCAGCATGGCTATGATCGCATTGCTTATAAACAGCGATGGGGCATCGAGAGCTTCTTTGCCAAGCTCAAACAGTGGCGTCGCATCGCAACGCGATACGACAAACTCGCCGCCAACTTCCTCGGCTTCATCAAGATCGCAAGCATCATGATCTGGCTTAAATAG